The genomic interval GCCCGCATGGTGGCCGTGGGGTGGAGATGCCTGCCGTACTGAGGGAGCGCGCTCATGGTGGGTGGTTCGTACCCGCGGACCCCGGGTCTGTCGATGCGCGGCGGAAGACCCCCCGCGCCGAGGCACGGTAGCCTGCGGCCTCGAGCCAGGGGGCCAGCGCGGACTCGCGCGGGTGCGCGCCATCCACCGCTTCGAGGTGTGTGGCGTCGGGACAGGTGGCGAGGGCGGCGACCAGGACGGCGGCCCCGCGCGCGCGCTGCGGCTCGGTGTCGGGCAACACGGTGACGAGGTTCTTGCCGCTGGGCCCACGGTACGCGGTGAGCGCGCCGTCCACCAACCACACGCGGGCGCCTGCGGTCCGCGCGAAGCGGCCCGGCCCCACCGGCCAGGGCAGCACCGCACCGTAGGGCTGCGCGGGGTCGGTGGCGGCCAGCTGCAGCACCTCGGCAGGCGCCTCGGCGGCCCGGGTGCGCAGCTGTCGCAGGCGCTCGGCCGCGCCCGGCCAGGCGAATTGCAGCCCGCCGAGGCCGTCCACGAAGTAGCCACGCCGCACGCGCCCCGTGGTCTCGAGCGCCTCCAGCACCGGGTACGCGCCGGCGAACCCGCCCTGCCAGGACTCACTGGTGAGGCTCTCGCGCAAGACCACGCCATGACGCAGCAACAGGCGGGTGACGCGCGCCTCGGCCCGCTCGGTGGGGGTCACGGGGGTATCCAACGTGAATCCTGGCGGAAAGAGCAGCGACCAGCGACCCTCCCCGCCAGGCGGGGCGTGCCGGGTGGCGCGCGCCCGGTTGGCGACGCCCCGCAGCCGCGCAGGCCCGCGGCTGTCGCGCGCGTCGCTGCCCATGCGCCGGAGGGGCAGAAACGTATCGTTCGTGACTACGCCGTCCGCCATCAGGCCCCACAGCGTGGCCAGCACGTCGGCGGGGAACCCCCGCGTCTCGCTCAGGAGCTCGTGGAAGAACAGCGCACCGCGCTCGGCCAGCGTGCGCAGCACTCGTGCGGCCAGGCTCTCCGTGGGCGCCTCGTCCGGACCACCCGGCACCCGCGTCGCGGACGGCGTGCATGGAGGCTCCACCAGCGTGTCGACGTGCTCGGCCAGGTAGAGGGCCACGCGCAGATCGCGAGCGCCCAGCGCGCCCTGGCCTTGGAACACCACATCGCCCGCCGAGAGCAGCGCGTCCAGGTCGCGCGGATCGAAGCCCGGCAACCGCGCGGGCAGCACGCTCCGCTCGAGGTCCGAGGCGGGCAGCGGGTAGCCCTCCAGCTGCGCGATGACGTCCAGCAGCGCCTCGGGACCGCGCCGCGCGGCGCCCACGCCGTGCCACGCGGGCAGGAAGCGCCCGAGCGTCTCCGCCGGGACGGCCTCCACCTCGCGTCGGTGCTTGGCCAGCGAAGCGCGGCGCAGGCGCTTGAGCACCTGCTCGTCGCAATACTCGTGACCCTCGCCGCTGGGCAGGAAGGCCCCCTCCGAGAGCCGCCCGGCCTTGACCAGGGCACGCAGCGCGAGCTCGGTGGCCGCCACGGTGAGGTGCAGGGCGCGCTGCGCGTCGGCGGCGCGAAACGGCCCGTGGGTGCGCGCGTAGCGGCCCACCAGGTCACCCAGAGGGTCCGCGACGGGGGCCAGGAAGGCCTCGGGGAGCCCCGCGGGCAACGCCACGCCGAGCGCGTCGCGGTAGCGCGCCGCGTCCTCTGCCGCGATGAGGTGGGGCTCGCCGCCCAGCGCGATCTCCACGACACGCGTCCGGACTCGGAGGGTGTTCAGCACGGCCTCGAGAGGCTCGTCGCCCTGGTAGCGCCGGGCGAGCTCCGCCGGGGTGAGCGCACCGAGGTCGCGTAGGAGGTCGTGCACGCCGTCGGCCGAGCGCGCCCGCCGCGTGTCCAGGTGCTGCAGGCTGTACGTCACGTCCTCGATGGCGGCAGGGTCGAGCAGCTTGCGCAGGTCGGGCTCGCCCAGCAGCGCCCGCAGCTGAGCGTGGTCCAGGGTGAGCGCGCGGGCCTGGCGCTCCGCCACGGGCGCGTCGTCGTCGTAGAGGTAGTTGCCTACCCAGCTGAAGAGCAGCGAGCGCGCGAAGGGCGAAGGACGCACGCTGTCCACCACGCTCAGGGTCACCTCGCGCTGCTCGAGCCGCCGCAGCAGGGTGGCCAGGCCCGGCAAGTCGAACACGTCGCGCAGGCACTCGCGGTAGGTCTCCAGCACGATGGGGAAGTCGCCGAAGTCCCCGGCCACCCCGAGCAGGTCGGCCGAGCGCCGCCGGTTGAGCCAGAGCGGCACGCGCTGTCCAGGGCGCCGCTTGGGCAGCAGCAGCGCGCGGCCCGCGTTCTCGCGAAAGTGCGCCGCGAAGAGGGCCGTGTCGGCCAGGGCGCCCGAGACCTCGTCTTCGATACCCTCCGACTCGGGCAGGAACAGGCTCGGATCCGGCGCCTGGGCCAGCTCGGGCAGCCGGAAGACCATGCCCTCGTCGTGCCACATGACGTCCAGCGTGGTGCCGTAGGCCGCTTCGAGGCGGCGCTTGACCGCCACGGCCCAGGGCGCGTGCACCCGCCCGCCGAAGGGCGAGAGGATGGCCACGCAGCGGTCGCCGACCGCGTCCGCGAAGCGCTCCAGCACGATGACCCGGTCACTGGGCACCACCCCCGTTGCCTCGCGCTGCTCGTCGACGTAGCGCAGCAGCTCGTGGGCGGCGTGCTCGTCGAGGGCGTGGGTATCACGAAGCACACCCAGTGCTTCGGGAGCAGCCGTGCGCGCCAGCCGCTCGCTGAGCGCCCCGATGACCTCCCCGAACTCGAGCGGACGAGACGGGCGCTCCCCTTTCCAGAACGGCATGCGGCCCGCTTCGCCCGGGGCCGGGCTGACGAGCACGCGGTCGTGCGTGATCTCCTCGACCCGCCAGGACGTGGCCCCCAGCTGGAACACGTCGCCCGCCTGCGACTCGAAGACCATCTCCTCGTCCAGCTCGCCCAGGCGCGTGGGCTTCTCGGCGCCGGCCAGATAGACCCCATACAGCCCCCGGTCCGGGATGGTGCCGCCGTTGACCACCGCCAGCAGCTTGGCGCCACGCCGGGCCTCGAGCGCGCCGGTGGTGCGGTCCCAAGTGATGCGTGGACGCAGCTCCGCGAAGCGGTCCGAGGGATAGCGGCCGCTGAGCATGTCCAGCACCCCATCGAACACGGGTCGTGGCAGCTCCGCGAAGGGGGCGGCCCCCAGCACGCGCGCGTAGAGCGTGTCTGCGCGGCTGGGCTCGGTGGCGAGCATGGCCACGAGCTGCTGCGCCAGCACGTCCAGCGGGTTGACGAGGTAGCGCGTCTCCTCCACGTGCCCGGCGTGCACGTGCTGCACGAGCGCAGCGCAGGCCAGCAGGTCGCTGCGGTGGGTGGGGAAGAGCACACCCTTGGACACGGCGCCCACCTGGTGCCCCGCGCGCCCGATGCGCTGGATGCCCGCCGCGACCGACGGCGGGGCCTCCACCTGCACCACCAGGTCGACCGCGCCCATGTCGATGCCCAGCTCCAGCGAGGAGGTGGCCACCACGGCGGGCAGTGTGCCGTTCTTGAGACGCTCCTCGAGGGCCGCGCGGGCTTCCTTGCTGATACTCCCGTGGTGCGCGCGGGCCACCTCCTCCCCCGCCAGCTCGTTGAGCGCTTGGGCCAAGCGCTCGGCGAGCCGGCGGCTGTTCACGAACACCAAGGTGGTGTGATGCGCCCGGACCAGCGCCAGCAGGCGCGCGTGCAGGCTGGGCCAGATGCTGGGGGCGGCGGGACCGCCGGCGGTGTCTCCCGGGGGCCCCTCCTCGGCCGGGAGCTCCGGGGGCAGCTCCACCTGCAGCGCGAAGCGCTTGGTGCGGCCTGCGTCCACCACCTGCACGGGACGCGGCGACACGCCTGGGGACTGGGTGTCCGTCGGCGCGCCGCGGACGGCCCCGAAGCCACCCAGGAACGTGGCCACCTCCGACAGAGGCCGCTGCGTGGCGCTGAGCCCGATGCGCTGCAGCGGCGGGGGCGCGGGCTGCGCGGCCTGCCGAAGCGCCTCCAGCCGCTCGAGGCTGAGAGCCAGGTGCGCGCCTCGCTTGGTGCCCACCACGGCGTGGATCTCGTCGACGATGACGACCTCCACGTGGGCCAGGCCAGCACGCGCTTGGCTGGTGAGCAGCAGGTAGAGCGACTCGGGCGTGGTGATGAGGATGTCGGGGGGGCGCCGACCCAGCTGCGCGCGCACCTTCTGTGGGGTGTCCCCCGAGCGCACGCCCACGCTGGGCACGTGGTGGGGCACGCCATCGCGGGCGGCCTGCGCGGCGAGCCCAGCGAGGGGCGCGCGCAGGTTGCGCTCCACGTCCACCCCCAGGGCCTTGAGGGGCGAGAGGTAGACCACGCGCGTGCCGCCGTGCGTGGCACGGTCCCCGAACATCAGCCGGTCGAGCGCGACGAGGAAGGCCGAGAGGGTCTTGCCCGAGCCGGTGGGCGCGAGCAGCAGCGTGGACGCGCCGCTGGCGATGACCGGCCACGCCGCCGCCTGCGCGTGCGTGGGCGCGGGGAAGGCGCTGGCGAACCAGCGGCGCGTGCAGGGGTGGGCCGCCGCGAGCGGGTCGGGAAGGAGATCCACGGCAGCTCTCGTTCTACGGGCTGGGTGTGACAGTGTCATGGGGTCTCGTCCCGTCGGGCACCCGATCAACCCCAAGGGCCATGCTCGGGTCGCTCCGAGGCGGCCCCCACGGACATGTGCGCCAAAGTGCGCCAGGGTACGCCTTGTGCGTGCTCGAGGCCCCTCGACGTGCTAGCCAGGCGGCGTGAACCAGTGGATGCGGGTTGGGTTCGTCGCCCTGTGCGGCGTGTTTGGGGCGGGTTGCTTGACCGAGACGGTCTACGTCTGTCCGCCAGGCAGCGAGGTCACGGCATCGCAGCGCTGCGGCGCGGCGTGCGCCAGCGGCGAGCTCGACGCCGAGGTCTGTGCGCAGGTTCGGCAGGCGTGTGCGGACGGCCGGCTCGGCGCGCAGGACTGCGTGGGCTTGGACGTGGACATGGGCGTGCTCGACCTGGGCATGGACGCCGCGCCCCCGGACATGGGCGACGACCTGGGGCCCGACCTCGGACCAGACCTCGGCGTCTGTGGCGCCTGCGGCAACGGCACCGTCTGCGACCCGGACTCCATGACGTGCGTCCAGTGCGTCACCGCCGCCGACTGCACCGGCCCGCTGGGCCAGTGCAACGCCATGCACCAGTGCGTCGCGTGCCTCACCGAGGCGCACTGCGACGGCAGCACCCCCTACTGTGTCGCCGAGACCTGCGCTGCCTGCCGCAACAACGGCGACTGCCCCCTCACGGACCCGGTCTGCGACACCGTCGACCACACCTGCGGCTCGTGCCAGCAGCGCAGCGACTGCAACGACCGCAGCGCCACCCCCGCCTGCAACACAAGCACCGGCGACTGCACCCTGTGCGACATCGACAGCGAGAGCGCCGACTGCCCCGGTCAGCGCTGCTTCAACCAGACCTCGTGCACCGAGTGCCGGCCCGGGACCGCCAGCGTGGACTGCACCATGCCGTCCAAGCCCCAGTGCAACACCATCGGTGAGTGCGCCGCCTGCACCATGGACGATCACTGCAGCCACATCAGCGGCCGCCCCCGCTGCGTCAGCGGCACCTGCGTTGCGTGCATGCCGGCCACAGAGGCTACGGACTGCTCCGGAAACACGTGCCACCCCGCCACGTTCACGTGCACCGGCACGCCACGCTTCTCCCGTACCGTGTGCGAGTCGTGCGTGTCGGACACGGAGTGCATCCAGGGCGGCCCGGGCAACACGTTCCGGTGCGTCCCGATGAACTTCCAGGGCACTGGGCTGGGCGGGTTCTGCCTCCGCGTCGCGAATGTCCCGCCACCGACAGGATGTACCCGCCCGTTCACCACGCTGATCACAGCGGTGAGTCTCTCGGGATTCGCGTCCGCCGGCTACTGTGGGATCGACCAGACCGCGACCAGTTGCCCCGCAGTCCGCGCCTTGCTTGACGGCTTCTCGTGCCCAAGTGGCAGCGCAGGAGAGTGCATGGCTGATGGCGCGCTGTGCGACACGGTGAGCGCCGAGGACAACCGGTGCACCTACGCATGCGGAACCCCGAGCGATTGTCCCGCGGTCGGCAGCGCCAGCACCTGCGCCGGGGGCTACTGCGGCTCCTGAGCAACGCCATGGGGAACGCAGCGAACACAGGCGCGGCACTCGCACTCAGCGCGACGCTAACCATGGTGGGGTGTGCCAACGCAGGCTGCCCCGTCGGTACGGTGCTCGACGACTCGCTCGGCCAGTGCATCCGTGTCGGCGACATGGGCGTGCTCGACCTGGGCATGGACGCGTCGCCCCCCGACCTGCTGCCTGACCTCGGACCGGACCTGGGCCCCTGCGGGGCGTGCGGCCCCGACACCGAGTGCAACCCGGACACGAATACGTGCGTGCCGTGCCTCACCGCCGCCCACTGCAGCGCGCCCCTCGATCAGTGCACCAGCATGAATACCTGCGTTGAGTGCATCAACGACGGTCACTGCGAAGGGAGCACCCCCTACTGCGTCGCCAACGCCTGTGAGGCGTGCCGCAACAACTCGCACTGCCCCCTCACCGACCCGGTCTGCAACACTGTCGACCACACCTGCGGCTCGTGCCAGCAGCGCAGCGACTGCAACGACCGCAGCGCCACCCCCGCCTGCAACACCAGCACCGGCGACTGCACCCTGTGCGACATCGACAGCGAGAGCGCCGACTGCCCCGGTCAGCGCTGCTTCAACCAGACCTCGTGCACCGAGTGCCGGCCCGGGACCGCCAGCGTGGACTGCACCATGCCGTCCAAGCCCCAGTGCAACACCATCGGTGAGTGCGCGGCCTGCACCATGGACGATCACTGCAGCCACATCAGCGGCCGCCCCCGCTGCGTCAGCGGCACCTGCCGCGCCTGCACCCTGGCGACGGAGGGGACGGACTGCGGCGCCAACTCCTGCAACCCCGCCACGCTCACCTGCACCACAACGCCACGCTTCTCCCGCAGCGTGTGCGAGTCGTGCGTGTCGGACACGGAGTGCATCCAGGGCGGCCCGGGCAACACGTTCCGGTGCGTCCCGATGAACTTCCAGGGCACTGGGCTGGGCGGGTTCTGTCTGCGCGAGGCTCCGGGATGTTCGGCTCCGTACGCAGTGCCCATCGTCAACGTAGTGAGTCTCTCTGGCGCAACCGCCAGCAACTACTGCGGCCTCAACCAGACCGTGACTTCGTGCAGTGCGGTGCGAGTAATGATCGAGAGTCGGCCGTGTCCCGGGGGGACGGATGATGAGTGCATGGTCCCGGGCGGACGATGTGAGACCGTCGGCTCCATTTTCGACCAGTGCACCTACGGCTGCTCGGTCGCCAATGAGTGTGTAAGCGGGTTCTTCTGCAACGCCGGCTACTGCGGCTCCTGACGAAGCGCCCATGGGGACTACAACAAACACGTGCGCGACGCTCACGTTGAACGCCGCGCTGACCATGGTGGGGTACGTCAGTGCGGACTGCCCCGTTGGTACGGTGCTCGACGACACGCTCGACCCGTGCGTTCGCGTCGTCGACATGGGTGTGCTCGACATGGGCATGGACGCCACGCCCCCCGACCTGGGCGACGACCTGGGGCGCGACCTCGGACCGGACCTCGGCTCCTGCGGCGCGTGCGGCATCGTTGCCTTCCGCGAGTACACCCTCAGCAACGGCGAGACCCGCTCCGAGTCGACTCGCATCGGGGTCGCCTGGCCGAGCAAGAACGGCAACTTCAGCCTCCAGCTGGACTTCATCCCCCACCGACCTCGCCAGCATCAAGATCGTGGTGATGGTCGTGGTCGCGGCCAAGAAGGTCGCTCCCGCCCCCGACGCCATCCCGACCTGAGCCGCAGGGCTCGCGAGTCAACAGGAGTGATCGGTTGGGCGGAAGGAGCGCGCGAAGCGCCGTCTGGCCGGGGCCGCCGGTCGCTGGCTTGACACAGCTCCGGGAGCTGCCAGAAGGGGCCCAGGAAGGGTTGTCATGAATACGCGTACATTGTGGGTTTGGGTGGGCAGCGTCGCGCTGGGTGGGATAGCTGGTTGCGACAGCGGGCCGATATCAGGGGAGTGCCCGGACGGTTCCTGGGCAGCGGGGGGCGACGCAGGGACCGCGTGCGTCGAGTGGACACCCTGCCCTGCCGGCCACTACGAGTTTCGCGCCGGGACAGCCACATCGGACCGCGCCTGCGCGCCTTGTGGCTTGGGGTCGCCCGACCCGGCTTGCGCACTCACGGACTGCGTGGCGGGTGAGTATCGCAGCCCGGGCACGGGCTACCAGTGCACTCCCTGTCCGAGCGGCAGGTTCAGCGTCGGCAGGAACGCCGGCAGCTGCACGGTATGGAGCACCTGCCACCCAGGGCAGTACGTCCTCGCGAACGGCGCTCCCGGCGGTGATCGCATCTGCGCGTCCTGCCCGACTGGTCGCTTCAGCACCACCAACAACGCCGTGGCTTGCAGCCCGTGGACCACTTGCGAAGCCGGCCAGCGCCAGCACTCTCCAGGCAGCGACATCAACGACCGCGTCTGCATCGTCTGTCCGCCGGGTACCCACACCTCGGGCCCCAACCAGACCATGTGCATCGCCGCGGGGGATTGCCCCGCCGGCACGGTGCAGACCGTGGCCGGTACCATGACCTCCCCCCCCGTCTGCACCGCCTGCTCTCCCGGCCAGCACTGCCCGGGAGCCACCAGTCCCGCCGTCGCGTGCGCGGCCGAAACCTGGGACGACGACGCCGACGCGGCCACACCGTGCGTGGCGTGGTCAGTGTGCGGCGGTGGCACCTACATGACCGCCGTGGGCACGTCCACGGTCGACCGTCTCTGCGCACCTTGCCCCTCGGGCACGTTCAATCCAGCTTCCCTCAACGTCAGCATGTGCACCCCGTGGAGCGAGTGTGGGTACGACGAGGACGAGGGTACGCCCGGCACCGCGTCGCACGACCGAAGCTGCGTCATCGCTGGCTGGACCCTTCAGTTCGGTACCTCCGGCCATGACGAGGCGGCGAGCGTCAGCGCGAGCGCGTCCAGCATCGCCGTGGCAGGACGCACCACGGACGCCTTTACGATGCAAACGTCCGCAGGTGCCGCGGATGCCTTCGTCCAGCGGTACTCCGCTGGCGGCACGCTCGCGTGGACGCGCCAGTTCGGCACAGCCAGCACGGACAACGTCTACTCGGTGACCATGAGCCTAAACGAAGCGGTGGTCATCGCCGGCCGCTTGGGTGATGGCCCAAACCCCTACTTCGTCCGGCAGTACAACTCTGGCGGCCATCTAAGCTGGGACATCGCCACCTTTTGGGCCATCGCAGCGGCGAGCGCTGGGACCGACGGGAGCGTCTTCGTGGC from Sandaracinaceae bacterium carries:
- a CDS encoding DEAD/DEAH box helicase, producing MTLSHPARRTRAAVDLLPDPLAAAHPCTRRWFASAFPAPTHAQAAAWPVIASGASTLLLAPTGSGKTLSAFLVALDRLMFGDRATHGGTRVVYLSPLKALGVDVERNLRAPLAGLAAQAARDGVPHHVPSVGVRSGDTPQKVRAQLGRRPPDILITTPESLYLLLTSQARAGLAHVEVVIVDEIHAVVGTKRGAHLALSLERLEALRQAAQPAPPPLQRIGLSATQRPLSEVATFLGGFGAVRGAPTDTQSPGVSPRPVQVVDAGRTKRFALQVELPPELPAEEGPPGDTAGGPAAPSIWPSLHARLLALVRAHHTTLVFVNSRRLAERLAQALNELAGEEVARAHHGSISKEARAALEERLKNGTLPAVVATSSLELGIDMGAVDLVVQVEAPPSVAAGIQRIGRAGHQVGAVSKGVLFPTHRSDLLACAALVQHVHAGHVEETRYLVNPLDVLAQQLVAMLATEPSRADTLYARVLGAAPFAELPRPVFDGVLDMLSGRYPSDRFAELRPRITWDRTTGALEARRGAKLLAVVNGGTIPDRGLYGVYLAGAEKPTRLGELDEEMVFESQAGDVFQLGATSWRVEEITHDRVLVSPAPGEAGRMPFWKGERPSRPLEFGEVIGALSERLARTAAPEALGVLRDTHALDEHAAHELLRYVDEQREATGVVPSDRVIVLERFADAVGDRCVAILSPFGGRVHAPWAVAVKRRLEAAYGTTLDVMWHDEGMVFRLPELAQAPDPSLFLPESEGIEDEVSGALADTALFAAHFRENAGRALLLPKRRPGQRVPLWLNRRRSADLLGVAGDFGDFPIVLETYRECLRDVFDLPGLATLLRRLEQREVTLSVVDSVRPSPFARSLLFSWVGNYLYDDDAPVAERQARALTLDHAQLRALLGEPDLRKLLDPAAIEDVTYSLQHLDTRRARSADGVHDLLRDLGALTPAELARRYQGDEPLEAVLNTLRVRTRVVEIALGGEPHLIAAEDAARYRDALGVALPAGLPEAFLAPVADPLGDLVGRYARTHGPFRAADAQRALHLTVAATELALRALVKAGRLSEGAFLPSGEGHEYCDEQVLKRLRRASLAKHRREVEAVPAETLGRFLPAWHGVGAARRGPEALLDVIAQLEGYPLPASDLERSVLPARLPGFDPRDLDALLSAGDVVFQGQGALGARDLRVALYLAEHVDTLVEPPCTPSATRVPGGPDEAPTESLAARVLRTLAERGALFFHELLSETRGFPADVLATLWGLMADGVVTNDTFLPLRRMGSDARDSRGPARLRGVANRARATRHAPPGGEGRWSLLFPPGFTLDTPVTPTERAEARVTRLLLRHGVVLRESLTSESWQGGFAGAYPVLEALETTGRVRRGYFVDGLGGLQFAWPGAAERLRQLRTRAAEAPAEVLQLAATDPAQPYGAVLPWPVGPGRFARTAGARVWLVDGALTAYRGPSGKNLVTVLPDTEPQRARGAAVLVAALATCPDATHLEAVDGAHPRESALAPWLEAAGYRASARGVFRRASTDPGSAGTNHPP